A window of Leptospira brenneri contains these coding sequences:
- a CDS encoding TldD/PmbA family protein: protein MRDLLKECLGEESGFVELRYHHKESRSFFAERGRVESTALRKRTGVGVRVLEAGTWGFASTSEISKFSIQNAIQVAKKAARLSSALRKDKIPNLPKANFAIGDFIGKGIEDFRGRSVEEKLKLVLDIQNAAAKQSAKLQSVGCGYSEIYEEKAIVTTDGADSFFTMVRPEFRVSAVAKEDGKMESGSHSIGVTGGWDCLFRSQSPTEISDEACKTAVDLLSSILPDGGLSTVILSPSIVGLLVHEAIGHTVEADFVLSGSVAQGKIGHRVGSDLVTLCDSGYSEYYEGAGGSIPVDDEGVIPTNTVIIKNGILSSYLHNRETAERFGVAPTGSARAWEYGDVPLIRMRNTFLMPGDSSLEEMIANTKDGYYLDGAKNGQADATGEFMFAVQKAYRIQNGKITDLLKGVTVSGLAFDVLQNVDMVSKEFKWDLGSGHCGKGQPAKVDAGGPYVRTKVLLGGK, encoded by the coding sequence ATGCGCGACCTATTAAAAGAATGTTTGGGCGAAGAGTCCGGATTTGTGGAACTTAGATACCATCATAAAGAAAGTCGTTCTTTTTTTGCCGAAAGAGGACGAGTGGAATCGACTGCCCTTCGAAAAAGAACAGGGGTAGGTGTTCGCGTTTTAGAAGCAGGTACTTGGGGTTTTGCTTCTACGAGTGAAATCTCAAAATTTTCCATTCAAAATGCCATCCAAGTGGCAAAAAAAGCAGCTCGCCTATCTTCTGCTTTGCGAAAGGACAAAATTCCGAATCTACCAAAAGCCAATTTTGCTATCGGAGATTTTATTGGAAAAGGAATTGAGGACTTTCGAGGTCGCAGTGTAGAAGAAAAATTAAAACTCGTTCTCGACATCCAAAACGCTGCCGCTAAACAATCCGCAAAACTACAATCAGTTGGTTGTGGGTATTCCGAAATTTATGAAGAAAAAGCCATCGTCACGACAGATGGGGCCGATAGTTTTTTTACTATGGTAAGGCCAGAGTTTCGAGTGTCTGCCGTTGCCAAAGAAGATGGAAAGATGGAATCCGGTTCTCATTCCATCGGAGTGACAGGAGGATGGGATTGTCTTTTTCGTTCTCAGTCACCTACTGAAATTTCCGATGAGGCTTGTAAAACCGCTGTGGATTTACTTTCTAGCATCCTTCCTGATGGTGGTCTGTCTACGGTGATCCTTTCGCCCTCTATTGTTGGTCTCCTCGTTCATGAAGCCATTGGGCATACAGTAGAGGCAGACTTTGTTCTCTCTGGATCTGTGGCCCAAGGAAAGATTGGGCACCGTGTGGGATCCGATCTTGTGACGTTATGCGACTCTGGATATTCCGAATATTATGAAGGTGCTGGTGGTTCCATCCCTGTGGATGATGAAGGTGTGATTCCCACAAATACAGTCATTATCAAAAATGGAATCCTCTCCTCCTATCTTCATAACCGAGAAACGGCAGAACGATTTGGAGTGGCTCCCACGGGATCAGCAAGGGCTTGGGAATATGGAGATGTTCCTCTCATTCGGATGCGGAATACCTTTCTTATGCCAGGGGATTCTAGTTTGGAAGAAATGATCGCAAATACAAAAGATGGATATTATCTAGATGGTGCTAAAAACGGCCAGGCGGATGCGACCGGTGAATTTATGTTTGCCGTTCAAAAAGCCTACCGCATCCAAAATGGAAAGATCACCGATCTTTTGAAAGGGGTAACCGTTTCTGGACTTGCCTTTGATGTATTACAAAATGTGGATATGGTTTCCAAAGAATTCAAATGGGATTTGGGCTCCGGTCACTGCGGGAAGGGACAACCTGCTAAGGTGGATGCTGGTGGTCCTTATGTTCGGACAAAAGTATTACTTGGTGGTAAATGA